The stretch of DNA ttttaatatttgcaattttcttattctctctagTACCTCGCCGATCTCACTAGCTGGATTAGCTTCCATTTGCTTGAGCGTAATCTCCGTTTCATTTAACCAAGCAACTAACTTTTTATGATCATCGATAATAGTTTGCCAGAGCAAAGAAAGAGACTGAAGTCGTTGACGTCTCTCCTCTTTCCATTGACAAATGTGAGCCCATCGTTCTCCTAGAGCCGATAATTGATCTTCCATTTCCGTATAGACTGCCTCCGAGTTTTCTTCGTCCACGACAACCACGATATTTCTCATACTATCTACGACATCCTGTTGCGCCTTTATATCCTGTTCTAATTCATTCAATCGCTTTATCTGTTCATCTAGACTAGATTGATTCAATTCGATCGCAGCcattaaagaaattctatCTTCGGTTTTCGTCAACCATTGTCTCAGCGCATCGATCTGCGCCTGCTGCATTTGCATCAAGACCTATATCGGAAGATCgtgtcatataaaaaaaaaaaaaaaaaaaaagagaaagaacatctAAAAGATGATCAACATTAATGGGAAATGCAAACCTCGTGGATTCTGGTCTGCGTATCCATCGCTCTCATTCGAAGTCCCTCCCATCGCGAATTGAGAAGCGACATTTGAACGCGTACCTCGTGCTCTTCGTCCTTGTGCAAACCACCCTCCGCTAACAATCTCGCACCTTCCTCCAAAACGGCACCGACGCCATCCTGATGCCCCGTCAATTCTATCAAAAAGGCTTCGTGATCGTGAAACTGTTGCTTCAACGTTTCCAAACTCGTTCCGAGTTCTGGCGCGTGATTCAACTTATCCTCAGCCTCTAACAGCCACGTTAAAACTTCTTCGAGAGCAACCTGATAACCGCCGAGTTCAACTGAAACGTTCGTCGCTAGACTCATCGGACGTGACGTTGGCATTCCAAAAGTTGACAAAGACAACGTGTTCTACAATGGAGATAAATTCAAACTAATCGTTTCTCCTGACAGGACCCCGCAAATCGCGTTTTCTTAGGCATACCTCCGCGCCTGGTGTCGTCGCAGGGCTATTATCACTCGCGATCGATAGATCCAAATCACCGGCATCGTCTCCGGATTGAGTTAAACATTGGAACAGGCACATAACGTACATCATTATTGATTTCTTGTCCGGTACCGACGTATTGACATCTATAATTTACgattaaaagaagagaaagattcacatacatacatacatacatacatatatatatatatatatatatatatatatatatatatatatatatacacacacacatatatatatatatacacacacacacacacacacacacacattagtGAGGTAAAGTCGTAGGAACGTAGATACCTTCGGGGTCCAAAAGTCGTTCTATCCTAAGGTGTTCTTCGGCGAAACGGAAAGCGTGGTCTAACCTGGCATTGGGATGCTTTCGGGATATAGAGTTGAAATCGAACAAGTGCGGTTTGCACCGATGTAAAAGTGCATTGAACGCTAGTCCATCGGACCAAGAAGTTGTAAAATTCTTTATGTCAACGCCAGGATAACTCTAAAAGCGAGACAACATGTCTATGATATATCGAAGTATCACGATCCGTATGTTCGAATGATGTTTTACCTGAGAGTTTTGTCGGCACCAAGCGAGAAGAGTTTTTTCTAAATTCGTTTGTTGCAATTCCGTCATCAAGTCTTTTAGATGATAATGTACCTAGGTAAATATTTTAGTTAAGCAAGAAAAAGTTCGGCTAGAATTGCGAAatttgataacaataacgacataCCTGCCAATGCAAAATAATACTCCATACTAAACCAAGTGACAACTTTGGATTACCATCTACGATATCATTGCTACTAATATTTACAAGCTTCACCTAAAACACAATTGCAACGACGGCAATTATTTGTCAAATTCTTCCAACGCTCGTGTTAATTAACTTACATTGTTCTGTTCGAGGATTTGCAAtgctttattaacattattaagatGGTGAACCCGCATACGACCGCGTTCTCTTTTCTGAAAACAATGGTGCGCATATATTAATgacataaatttatatgttcTGTCATATCGTCCCAAAGTCGAAAgatcttatcttctttttttaaggatACGCATAAAGATAAGACTCAAATGCATTCCTTGATCCTTTTGTAAAACACGATGCGCTAACCGTTAGAGCGCATCTACCACGAGACAATAAGATCAGCTATGCCACGCTTCTTATGTTTACTCACGCAATTGAATGGAGAGAAACGACTAGCGCGTACAGTCGGTTAGGAAAATTTTCctattctaattaataagaCGATTTGTTGGCGTCTATCGGTACATATGGAGAATCGCCAGTTATTACGGCTGTGCTAACAAGTACAGAGTATTCTAAATAATCTATACGAAGACGTAGATTATTCTCCACGAGCGAACGATTTCAGGTTTAACTTGAAATTACTGGCCTCTGGTCTGGATCCACGTGCGTACTATACACCTGCGAGGTAGTAGTAAACACCTGCATGAACTAGAAAAAGATACAGGACGGcacgtatctttcttttctctttttttattctcttctttgtttctcCTCTTTGTTTCTCCTCTTACGAGTACGCATAAGCATTAATAAACAAGTGTCTTTGATGGACGGAACTCATCTCCCTTGTAACCCTACATGAACGTAATTAAACGTGCCAGCGAACGTCGGGATAATAATCGTCGAGGCACGGATAGTCATTTACGATAAGAGAAACGAGGCGAAAGCAAATAAATCCAAAAGGcatggagaaaaagaggatgatTTATCATGAGAAAAAGGCTACGTATGTAGGTATTTCAGTCGGTGGTACGTGCATCGGAACCGAACGTCGTGTTGGCACGAACGGTGAGGTGAAACGATTCTTTCACGGACAGGTAATACAATCGATGTACTTACGTAAACTTTCGACGTGAGTACCTCCAGGAGGGACAGAAGCCGGTTTCCATCTCTTAAATCGACGAACAGGTCGGATATCGGTTCGTGGTGATtctggaaaataaaaagaaatatgtaattCAAGGTCTCTTATTTTCACCGAGTCAAGTACGTATTGACAAGTTGCGCTTGTTCATGATCGATCAAAGAAAATTGTAcacgtagaaaaatatttgaggaaaaagtaaaatccGCGTCTTTCCTTCGGcgttataattacaaaatagagaaagaatgtgtctctcactctctctctctctctctctctctctctttctcttctgcaCATCGAGCGCGGTCTAGCCAGTAATTCACGAATTATGATTCTTAATTCGCGACAGTAAGATTATCACGTGACTTTCAGAAGCAACATttgattttctatcttttcagATTACGGCAGTGGCGTTGGCGGCCTTGATAAACGAGGCCAACAACCAGTCGCTAGTTATTGCGTCCATGATgttaattaagaaaagaaaaatcattctgAAAGAAGATGCTCTTCCGACGATCACCCACTCAAAAATCGTTCCTTATGTTTCAATCTAATCGAAAATTAAAGTTTTGAGAAAATACCCACCTTCAAGAGCTGCGAGTTGATCCATTTCGTAAAGGTTTTCTTCTGCACGTCTTCTCGTTcatctgaaagaaatatacgaCGTGTCATCGTGAATATTCACTTtagataatatcaaataataaaaaagatatcgaCTTAACGAGATCGACGAAAAACCAACGTTTTTCCCCGGCGGATAAAACACGCAGTTgtcaataatgaaaaaagttttaatCATCCGGAACGAAAGTTAGACCCTAACACGCGTTGAGTTGATTGTAAACTTCGTATCTCGGCAACCATTTGTCAAGAATTCTAGCTGCAACGAGAGCAAGCCGTGCTTCGTTGTAGATAGATACCGTCGTATATAGGTATAcgtcgtatatatacgtatgtatatacgtcgCTGCGACGACTTATCGAGATAATTACGATCGTATTTCGAGAGTACCCGTCTTATTAAAGTAACGTTCATCGAACTCGgataaaacgatatcaaaCTAACTATTATCGTCGATGCGAGAAACGtcgaaattcattaaaatgttcattttatcgcggaattattattaccaacaCCAATAGGGCCGATTCGTCATCTTCGAATTGACACTCGTTGACCCTGCTACGGTTCGCAGCAATAAACTCACCGATCGGTTTAAATCGTACTTTTATTCGAACAGAGAGGCGAAAAATACGGCCACCTGCACGTACGAGAATCGGATATCATTCGTTAATCAATagattatcgtttttatttaatagcaCCGAAGAAGGTTCGATGTCACGAAGATCTCGCGGAGAATTGCCATGCAAGGGATAGAAACGGCTCGttaaatatgtaaatgtaaacGCATTCGCAAATAGAATAGAACGTGCCTTCAACGATCTACGACGTCCACGATATAAAACGACCACCGTCGTATTCTTTTCCTAACGCAGGAAAAGAATTTTCCAGGTAAATTACCCGCGGCCGATCTTAACGATATCTTGTATGATAGAACGATAAGATTATTCGGTGAAAGAAAATCGCACAGGTGCCAACGCAGCTCCACATCGGGGAGCTGATAACTTCCGCATTCTGATTAAGATTGAATCGCGTGAACGACACGTCGAACGCCACTCTCTGACTTTCTGCTAAATCTAAGCGATCATCGCGAACGAGATGCTTCTCTCGTTGAGAGGCGATAAtccgtaaaaaagaaaagaaaagaaaagaaaagaaaaactatccATTTCGATTTCATATTGTTCTCCATTAAAAGACAAATTACGACGTAAGGTCTAATTAATGGTATCGAGAATGTTATGCATGCGGTTATGCAAAAACAATTATGTTACTTTCAAATTGTTACTGCAATTCGATTATTTCACATATCCCGAAATATGTACGTGTTGCCGACGAACTGCTGCTGCTTCCTAGAacgtattcttcttttccttctctttactCGATTCTATTCGTTTAATCGGTTCGCGTTACATCAGCGACTGTATCGTTTACTATATGCTACCGCATTAGTATTATATCGCATTCATTCACGTTATTACCACGGGAGAAGTGGTAACTAGAATGCTGCAGGTACTACACACATACGCAAAGACTTTGAACTTAGGCGGTATAGTATAAGTTCCTTTGGCGATCCTACGTTGGAACGGTGGAACATACAAAGTATCGCGTTTCATTAGACGATCCTGATAAAACtctatataaacattttctacCTTATGTATGATCTcggaataattgaaattaactCTCTGGTAACGATACCGAGAACATCTTTATCAGGcacgatattaacgatcgtGTAAAAGCTATCGGTAGGTGTTTAAACGAGTTTCAAGGAATTATTCCTAATACGTTATACTTCTTTAAATCTTTGCGATTTAAAGTCTAAACCAGCAGAATCGGACGGAACGGGTATGTTGCTCGGGTATGTATACCTAATGGAATTGGATCGATCTGACAAAGAATCACATGCCACACCTATCGATCCTGCAGCCATCTAAATGCGAGCTATTTCGTCGATCCGACGACCTACGTGTTGCTTTATCCTTTCCATGACTTTGGCTAAAAAGAGATGGGCATGATGTCAGTATATTGTGTTACATCATCGATCGTAAATCCGGCATGTGACATGCATGCTCCTTACAAACGATGCTTATTTTTACGCTTCGtgattaaaatcgatatcaccttttatcgtaattacatatatcgatccaattattaaaagtaattgaCCTcccgaaaaatatattttatatcgcttttattataaaaaatgttttatcacTTTCCTCAAAGAGATATCCAccaacgtatatattataaaagtgatctaaagtaaataaacaatattctCGATAAAACCTTCACGGTAGAAGATTACAGGAATTCTTTTCTCGAGTTACGGAAAGCATTACGGAAAAGCACGAGGAATTCAAAGACAAGTAATATCATTTCTTAGCTTCCCTTACGTAATATTTCGTCGTTTGAGTATTACCTTTAGcgatatgttattaattatactcgTTGCTCTATTACAGTCGTTATgaagtataaatattacaagtaACGTAGGAATAGTATcggaatcaaattttttccaAATACCTAcgacaattatttcaatgataattcTATAAAACGTTAAACGATAAATCATATTCATAAATCTGTCCGAATAAACGATAAGTAAAACGATAGTTAACTTgaattaatgtataaaaataatgttagaCCAACGATAAATCTTACGTTTCCTTCCATGTCCCTTATTACGTGTGAATTATCGTTTGTGTAACGCTCGTACATTGACCGTTCTCCTTGACATATGCATTTCACGTGTCATGAGAACAAAAGGTTTACAGATAAGATAAACCGGACTGTCGTTTAAAGTAAAACTTCCTCTCATTGCGaacgtagaaaaattttaacgtaAACGGTAAAACGCCATCTTGAAAAATTCACTCAGCGAATCGGCGCGAAGAAAATAGCGTTCGAATtttctgaaaaagaaatggcGCTAGAATATGAAAACTTAGCGCGAGAACTTAGGTTATGCCGTTATCGGCAGAACCGAGAAGGCGAGAATGAGCgagttattgataatatattggTAAACACAGACGTAACTTACTTATCCGACGTTCGACATATTCGAGTAGAGGACAAATCGAGTAACAAATACATAAGACGCTTTCTGTATTCCGTTGGTTAGATGAAAATCGTGTTTCTCATCTGTCGATGATGAATCGCCGTCGAGGAAGGCACATTTATAGGAACTGATATAGATCACGGCACGAGGTCAGTTATGGTCGTGTTATAGATTAattcgaagaagaaattaaagagtGTGGAATGGAAGCAACGTACCTATATAGACGACTTCCATCTTGAGATGCAGACGAAAGTGGCCATCCACGGCCACTTGGTACGATCGACGACGTGTAACGGTCCGGCCTATCCGGTGTCAGCGTCGATCGAAACGTTACCGCGACGAAAATCGATTTCTTCGTAGTAGCGAGTACAAGTGTGAGAAAAGAGTTGCTCAAAGATCGTCCTGAAAGGGCGAGCAAAAATCGAAAGTCGGTTGAAGCGCGACAAGTACTCAAACGACACTTGTTGATTCCGCACTGTCAAGTACACGCGGGGGATACGACGATCGTCTACGGTGAACACGTCCGTCTAGATATAATACACGCGCGGTAACACTGCATCCGCACACGCCGCTCTTGTGTTCGGACTTGCGCACGCGTGCACAATACACGCGCGATACACCGCACACGTGCGCACACGCACGATACACACgactttctttcctctctctctctctctctctctctctccctccccctcttctcctctttcttgcTTTGTCACTATCGTCGTCCTTTCTTCTCCGACCGCTattccttctccctctttgcgttccgcttcttcttcttcttctgctcccactcctcctcctcctcctcctcctcctcctctccaccaccacctcttTGCTTTCTCCTTTTGCTCAGGACCAACGTCGTGGCCGAAATTCGTCAAACGCGACGCCTCTCGACATCGCGATATTTCCTTTCGATGGAAAGAACAACAATCTTCAAGGAACAAAGCACAAGAGTTTCAAAGAGGTAGAGATAAACTGTTTAAAAATCGTCGTAGAAGAAAACGTACGTCCTTGCCGtttagaaaaagcaaaaaacgcGAATGAACGTCGTCAGGCTCgtactaacaataacacacGCCACGAGAGCCACCAGCGAACTGGCAACTACAGCAATAAGTAAGGCCCAACTTCCCCCTCCACTTTTGTCTCCTTCTCGCTTCTCCACGTACGCAATCATTTCTTTGCTTCATCACGTAGTACCACTAGTTTACTAGAATGTGATTCGTTGCGAGCATTAATCCTCTTCTTTTCAACCAATAGCATTGGGCCTTTTCTCTCGATGCGATTGGTGGGACCAGTCGCGTCTTCGTAGCGGGAATGTGTAAACCTATCACAAAGCATTATccaattgttaaaataatacgaatttttataaaacgattaagtaaataataaaacatttacgaaagaaataatgcGCATGTAAAACAATCGACTTACGGGTCAGTCGATTTACAAATGTAACTTCGATCGATACGACCTATGaacataggtatatattaatatgtttatccTTACGATAATGTAGTTGATTTactattgaaaaattgaatcTCTAAATGTTCGATATGTCGAATTAGTAATTGCCAAGAAGCTTCGCGAGGTTCTATTGTATAGATTTTAAGGCCCCATGTGTCGCAAGTAACCAGGGATACAGAAATGCGACGGAGCGAAAGCTAACCATATACAGGTAGACACAGGCCCAAATGGTGTTTACAATGGCATACATCTATATGGAAAAGGAATACGTAAGTAAGACATGTGACATTTTATTACGTCATAGCACAAtacaaatattctattttatcatggaataatatttaaatattcctaATACATTTGAGATATAGATAAAAGTGTAGGTTAACACACGAGTTGTCTATCATTAAAgagttatttaattaattatgtaatatattatattacttttaaatttattcgttgaaaaaagaagatgtttTGTAGAAACTTTGGCATTCACGTAGTTTAATATCATACTTAATAAGTAACGATCGACTGGCACTatcaaacaattataaaaaaaaaacaattatcgatatttacaaatatcgataaaatatatggagaatattttttatattaattttgctTACGTTAATCTTTCATTAATTGTGTTTGACACTAATAAAACGCACACATtcacgaaaaattaaaaatttattattttataatttataactttttacttttatcgagTTCAAAGGAATGTAATTGTGCGCATGCGTCAATTTCTCTAGAAAATCGAATGATCGACTGTACTATACCATACAGTATCAAAACACGTTTCGAGAATATAAGTTGAGGTTAGCTTTTCTATTTGTTAGAGAACTTaatttgttagaaaaatgtatctaatgtattatttaaatgaaaatggggatcgtatatatacgttaaaAGTAAGagcatatattttataataatattccatattaactaaattatattgtagtaataattagATCATTTAAACTTTctgtatacatttattttacagaAACTTGATCCAAATGGAAAACCGACTATGTCTGCACATCCTGGTAACATttagag from Vespa crabro chromosome 11, iyVesCrab1.2, whole genome shotgun sequence encodes:
- the LOC124427898 gene encoding H/ACA ribonucleoprotein complex subunit 3, with protein sequence MYLMYYLNENGDRIYTLKKLDPNGKPTMSAHPARFSPEDKYSRERITLKRRYGLLLTQAAMPIY